GTCATTTCACCGCGTAATTTTCGGCGGGATCAGTGGACGCTGACCGCGTGGATGTCGTTGCTGATGGCGTTGGCAACGGCCGCATCGCGGGTGTCGGCGATCAGGATCGGGCTGCCGTCGGCGGCAAGCAGAGCCCACAGCTTCAGGCCCGGAGCGACTTCCGGCGCGTCCGGGAACATCGTCGCCAGGTCTTCCGAGGCGACCGGGCGCACATAGGCGAGCTGGTCGCCGCCGAGCTTGGCGAACACGTGGGGCGGCATCAGGGGGTGTTTCTGGGCATCGTGGTTCTTGGTGTCGTTCATGGCTTACGCCTCCTCATACTCACATGTGGCGCGAGGTACGCTTCGGCAAGGCTTTGCCCGCCGTTGCCGCCATCCGCTCCGGCAGAAGACTGCTGCCGTCAATCGTGGGCCGTGATCTCGATCTTGCGGACGATGCGTTCCGGCTCGGGACGCGCAAGATCGATCGAGAGGAGGCCGTCCTTCAGGTCGGCGCCGAGGATTTCGATGCCCTCGGCAAGGACGAAGGTGCGCTGGAACTGCCGCGAGGCGATGCCCCGGTGGAGGAAGTCCCGCTCCTTGTCGTCGGTCTGAAGGCCGCGGATCACCAACTGGTTTTCTTCCACTGCCACGTCGAGCTGCTCGCGCGTGAAGCCCGCCACCGCAAGGGTGATGCGAAGCGTCTCGCCATAGCCGCCGGACGAGCCGATCCGCTCGATATTGTAGGGCGGGTAGCCGTCATTGGTGGCTTTGGAAACGCGGTCGAGCACGCGCTCGATATCGTCGAACCCCAACAGATAGGGGCTGGAAAACGCCGACATTCGTGTCATGTCAAAGTCCTCTCGCGAAGCGACCTTGAGTGTCCGGACCCTTTGCTGGCATCCGGTGCGGCATCTGCGCCGTCGACGCCAATATGGTGAGACCGTGGCACCCGTTCAAGCGCCGCGGGTGCCGGGGCGCGCGAACCCGCGTCTTTCCGGCCGGCGGACATCTGCGAAAAGCCGGGCCTTGCACATGGCAATCGCGCTTTCCTTGAAGGACTTCAATGCAATCCGTGACGTTCTCGTCCTTGCATATGTCCCGGCGATGACAGGCGGGCCGACGGCCCGCCGCAGCGAGGGGAGGACCCATCATATGAAACCGCATTCCGCTGTCTTTGCCGCCCTTGTCGTCGGCGTGCTGGCGGCGTCCCTGCCCGGTGCCCGGCCGGTGCTTGCCGAGGACACCCGCGAACTGGTCGAGGTGGCACCGGACATCCGCGACCGGTTCCTGGAGGAGATGCGCCAGGACCTGGTCAATCTCGACGCGGTGATCACCGCGATCGCGGAGGACGACCTGGAGCTGGCAGCACGGATCGCGGAGCGCCGGATCGGCCTTGGCCATATGCGCATCATGCGCATGGAGGAGATGGGCGCCCCGGACGAAAAGATCGCCGCCGCCATTAAGGACATGCGGCAGATGGCCGAGGAGCTCGGCACGGACATGCCGAAGGAAATGGCCCGGCGCGGCATGGAGGGAGGCCGCGGCGTCGGCCGCTTCATGCCGCAGGAGCTGGTAGCCATCGGCCAGTTGTTCCACAAGACCGCCTATCCGCTGGCCGATGCGGCGCGGGCGGCAGACGCCGATCCGAGCGCGGAGAACTACAGGAAGCTCTTCGTCGCGCTTTCCGACATGACCAATTCGTGCCTCGGTTGCCACGAGGTCTTTCGTGTGAAATAGCGGGAGCACGTGTCCCCTCACAAGGAGCCGTCCCGATGCCCGACTATGCCCGCTATCCGAGCTTGAAAGACCGCGTCGTCTTCATCACCGGCGGGGCCGCCGGCATCGGCGGCGACATGGTCCGCCAGTTCGCCGGCCAGGGGGCGAAGGTCGGCTTCATCGACCTTGCCGAGGATGCGGGGAAGGCCAATGTCGCCGCCTGCATCGCCGCCGGCGCCGCCCACGCTCCGCTCTTCATCCCCGGCGACCTTCGCGACATCGATGCGCTGAAGGCGGCGATCGCGGAAACGGGCAAGCATTTCGGCGACATCACGGTCCTGGTCAACAACGCCGCCAATGACGACCGGCACGACTGGGCGGAGGTGACGCCGGACTACTGGGACGACCGCTTTGCGGTGAACCTCCGGCACCAGTTCTTTGCCATCCAGGCGGTGGTGCCGCAGATGCGCCGGGCCGGCTTCGGGTCGATCATCAACATCGGCAGCTCGTGCTGGATGATCAAGGAGGACTTCTTTCCCGGCTACGCCATCGCCAAGTCCGCCGTCCAGGGCCTTACCCACACCATGGCGCGGACCTTCGGGCCGGACAACATCCGGGTCAACGCCGTGCTGCCCGGCTGGGTCGCCACCGAGCGGCAACTGGAGAAGTGGTGGAGCCCGGAGGGCGAGGCCGGCACCATGGAGATGCAGTGCCTGAAGCGGCGCATCACCGCCGAAGAGTTCAACCGGATGGTTCTGTTCCTCGCCGCCGACGATGGCGGCGCCTGCACCGCCCAGAGCTTTGTCGTCGACGGCGGCCGCGGCCCGCTCTGAGCACCCGACCCCTTGCGCTTTTTGACAGCGGTAAGCGATGCCCGTTGTGCATCTGCACAAACCCGTCGGCAACCATACGAAAAAGCGTCGGGCACCGGCCTTGCACGCGGGGGTCGGTTTTCTAGATTGTATTTTAGGTATTTCTTCATGCTGTTGAAATTGTTTGCGGAAGTGTCCGGTCAATCCT
This DNA window, taken from Rhodobium gokarnense, encodes the following:
- a CDS encoding Hsp20 family protein, giving the protein MTRMSAFSSPYLLGFDDIERVLDRVSKATNDGYPPYNIERIGSSGGYGETLRITLAVAGFTREQLDVAVEENQLVIRGLQTDDKERDFLHRGIASRQFQRTFVLAEGIEILGADLKDGLLSIDLARPEPERIVRKIEITAHD
- a CDS encoding BQ00720 family protein; its protein translation is MNDTKNHDAQKHPLMPPHVFAKLGGDQLAYVRPVASEDLATMFPDAPEVAPGLKLWALLAADGSPILIADTRDAAVANAISNDIHAVSVH
- a CDS encoding SDR family NAD(P)-dependent oxidoreductase — encoded protein: MPDYARYPSLKDRVVFITGGAAGIGGDMVRQFAGQGAKVGFIDLAEDAGKANVAACIAAGAAHAPLFIPGDLRDIDALKAAIAETGKHFGDITVLVNNAANDDRHDWAEVTPDYWDDRFAVNLRHQFFAIQAVVPQMRRAGFGSIINIGSSCWMIKEDFFPGYAIAKSAVQGLTHTMARTFGPDNIRVNAVLPGWVATERQLEKWWSPEGEAGTMEMQCLKRRITAEEFNRMVLFLAADDGGACTAQSFVVDGGRGPL